In Bombus vancouverensis nearcticus chromosome 1, iyBomVanc1_principal, whole genome shotgun sequence, a single genomic region encodes these proteins:
- the LOC117153727 gene encoding NADH-quinone oxidoreductase subunit B 2 codes for MLRCIMLSPSFNQGLASLIRNNIALSGCPGALVNQAKHMATDAVVQESGPSLPQKVKRKPYSPFQDTNNIAEYAVARLDDLINWGRKGSLWPLTFGLACCAVEMMHIAAPRYDMDRYGVVFRASPRQADVIIVAGTLTNKMAPALRRVYDQMPEPRWVISMGSCANGGGYYHYSYSVVRGCDRILPVDIYVPGCPPTAEALMYGVLQLQKKVKRMKTVQIWYRK; via the exons ATGTTGCGCTGTATTATGTTATCGC cCTCTTTTAATCAGGGCTTAGCATCCCTGATACGCAATAATATTGCTTTATCAGGATGTCCTGGAGCTTTAGTCAATCAAGCCAAACATATGGCCACAGATGCAGTCGTGCAAGAAAGTGGACCTTCCTTGCCACAAAAAGTAAAAAGGAAGCCCTATAGTCCTTTTCAAGATACCAACAATATCGCTGAATATGCAGTAGCACGATTAGATGATCTTATAAATTGGGGTCGCAAAGGATCACTATGGCCTCTTACATTTGGTCTAGCCTGTTGCGCAGTCGAAATGATGCATATTGCAGCTCCAAGATACGATATGGACAGATATGGAGTTGTATTTAGAGCCTCTCCGAGACAAGCTGATGTTATTATTGTTGCTGGTACTCTCACAAATAAAATGGCACCTGCATTGAGAAGAGTGTATGATCAAATGCCCGAACCCCGATGGGTCATTTCAATGGGAAGCTGTGCCAATGGTGGTGGTTATTATCATTATAGTTATTCTGTTGTCAGAGGATGTGATAGGATATTGCCTGTGGACATATACGTGCCAG GATGTCCCCCAACAGCAGAAGCTTTAATGTATGGCGTCCTTCAATTGCAGAAGAAGGTGAAACGTATGAAAACTGTACAGATATGGTACAGAAAATAA
- the Mau2 gene encoding mau2 sister chromatid cohesion factor — protein sequence MASSQDAWYLSLLGLAENFRTSSPPNIKSCIQCLQAVFNFKPPPRVEARTHLQLGNILLTHTKNIDLARSHLEQAWRLSQNINTFDDVKFEAASVVAELYEQQHQSNLSKPILRKAIELSQHNVYWHCRLIFQLAQIHASEKDFVAASSLLAVGVDYSHISNASYTRVLFLLSRCMLLLIDKKFTEVHPLLNSAGHHVENWQGSPHQKEYLKVYFLVLQVCHYLMAGQVKSVKPCLKQLQQSIQTIMSPNWPPDEIVTGSNIGDMFIWMPKDHLYVLVYLVTVMHSMQAGYMDKAQKYTDKALTQIEKLKIVDNKPILSVFQLMLLEHIVMCRLVMGNKSVALAEISQACQLCRRQPRLLQGHKPQLHALLGLYAMSMNCMEAAEAQFTAALRTSQERELWTFANLNLAIVYLRTKRDADLGALLERINPESLPSHSHSLRAAAYYVQGLQAFFGARYNEAKRYLRETLKMANSEDLNRLTSCSLVLLGHIFLSLGNSRESMNMVTPAMQLASKIPDVHVQLWATAILKDLYRICGDPNRESEAYQMHCTFSQTLLKDHFQSTQMGEHNLIQWTDGPVPALPSNPPPSTSQAIL from the exons atggcgtcttcACAGGACGCTTGGTATCTGTCGTTGTTAGGACTAGCAGAAAACTTTCGAACCTCGAGTCCACCGAATATCAAGTCATGCATACAGTGTTTACAAGCGGTCTTCAATTTTAAACCACCTCCAAGAGTCGAAGCACGCACACATCTTCAACTTGGTAACATCCTTCTTACGCATACCAAAAACATCGATTTGGCGCGGTCTCATTTAGAACAAGCG TGGCGATTGAGCCAGAATATAAACACTTTTGATGACGTTAAGTTTGAAGCAGCAAGTGTGGTTGCAGAACTGTATGAGCAACAGCACCAATCAAATCTAAGTAAACCTATATTACGGAAGGCTATAGAACTTTCTCAACACAATGTGTATTGGCATTGCAGACTTATTTTCCAACTTGCA CAAATACATGCATCAGAAAAAGATTTTGTCGCAGCTAGTAGTCTACTTGCAGTGGGTGTTGATTATTCTCATATCAGCAATGCAAGTTATACGAGAGTTCTATTCTTATTGAGCCGATGTATGCTCTTATTAATAGACAAAAAGTTTACTGAGGTTCATCCGCTTTTAAATTCAGCTGGACACCATGTTGAAAATTGGCAGGGTAGTCCACATCAAAAAGAGtatttaaaagtatattttttagTACTTCAAGTTTGTCATTATTTAATGGCAGGACAA GTTAAAAGTGTGAAACCTTGTTTAAAGCAATTGCAACAAAGTATACAAACTATAATGTCTCCCAACTGGCCACCGGATGAAATAGTTACGGGTTCTAATATCGGAGATATGTTTATATGGATGCCAAAGGACCATTTATATGTTTTGGTGTATTTAGTAACAGTTATGCATTCAATGCAAGCTGGTTACATGGATAAAGCTCAGAAATACACAGATAAAGCATTGACTCAAATTGAAAAGCTCAAAA TTGTTGACAACAAACCTATACTTTCTGTTTTTCAATTAATGTTGTTGGAGCATATAGTAATGTGCAGACTAGTAATGGGAAATAAAAGTGTAGCTCTTGCAGAAATTTCGCAAGCTTGTCAGCTTTGTAGAAGGCAGCCAAGGTTACTTCAAGGTCATAAGCCACAATTGCATGCTTTATTGGGACTATATGCAATGTCTATGAATTGTATGGAAGCTGCAGAAGCACAATTTACTGCTGCTTTAAGA ACATCACAAGAAAGGGAATTGTGGACTTTCGCGAATTTGAACTTGGCAATAGTATATCTTAGGACAAAGAGGGATGCTGATTTAGGTGCTTTATTAGAACGAATAAATCCCGAGTCTTTACCATCTCATTCACACTCTTTAAGGGCAGCAGCATATTATGTTCAAGGTCTCCAAGCGTTTTTTGGAGCGAGATACAACGAAGCAAA gaGATACCTCCGGGAAACTCTAAAAATGGCTAATTCTGAAGATTTAAACAGACTCACGTCGTGTAGTCTTGTACTTCTTGGACacatatttctttctttagGAAATAGTAGAGAGTCCATGAACATGGTTACTCCTGCGATGCAGTTAGCTTCTAAAATACCTGATGTTCATGTACAATTATGGGCTACCGCCATACTTAAAG ATTTGTATAGAATTTGTGGAGATCCGAATCGCGAAAGCGAAGCATATCAAATGCATTGCACGTTTTCGCAAACACTCTTGAAAGATCACTTTCAAAGTACGCAAATGGGCGAACATAATCTTATACAGTGGACTGATGGGCCTGTGCCTGCTTTGCCGAGTAATCCACCACCTTCAACGTCACAAGCAATTCTTTAA